A portion of the Nitrospira sp. genome contains these proteins:
- a CDS encoding WYL domain-containing protein produces the protein MAAQRGRRAKAYSQADRIARMLRALASRSMTVKDLTEAFDVTKRQVYRDLGQIQEQGHPLEQSDGEGEKTWCLPPGYKGLPPITVSPYELMALHFAKRHLDYLTGTPFVEDLDSLIKKVEGGLPHKVFNHLARINQVFLPRSGPVRDYAGQKVLLKQLQKALLLQCTVVLQHRRPEYEEPAEHRVDPYLLLLYQFGLYLVGYSHRAEALRIFAVERIVSAEVLEERFSLPEEFQVEQVYDNLFGLVEEPVQTVRIQFAPDVAYLVKERRWHPSQQNEIQEDGSVIATLTVGGMDELTSWVLSWGPAARVLEPQALVEAVTSHLARALERYR, from the coding sequence ATGGCAGCACAAAGAGGGCGACGTGCCAAAGCCTATAGTCAGGCCGACCGGATTGCTCGCATGCTGCGCGCACTGGCCAGCCGATCAATGACGGTGAAGGATCTGACCGAAGCCTTCGATGTGACGAAGCGGCAGGTCTATCGCGATCTGGGGCAAATCCAAGAACAAGGGCATCCGCTGGAGCAATCGGACGGGGAGGGCGAAAAGACCTGGTGTCTGCCGCCTGGCTATAAGGGGCTCCCGCCGATTACGGTATCTCCCTATGAACTCATGGCGCTGCATTTTGCCAAGCGCCATCTCGACTATTTGACGGGCACACCGTTTGTCGAGGATCTGGACAGTCTCATCAAGAAAGTCGAGGGCGGGTTGCCTCACAAGGTATTCAATCACCTGGCGCGCATCAATCAGGTGTTTCTGCCTCGTTCCGGACCGGTGCGCGACTATGCGGGACAGAAGGTTCTGCTCAAGCAACTCCAGAAAGCGTTACTCCTGCAGTGCACCGTCGTCCTCCAGCATCGCAGGCCGGAATACGAGGAGCCGGCGGAACATCGTGTCGATCCCTATCTGCTGTTGCTGTACCAGTTTGGCTTGTATCTGGTCGGCTATTCGCACCGGGCTGAGGCCTTGCGCATATTCGCGGTGGAGCGGATAGTCTCGGCTGAAGTTCTTGAAGAGCGGTTCAGTCTACCCGAAGAATTTCAAGTGGAACAGGTCTATGACAACCTCTTTGGCTTGGTCGAGGAGCCGGTTCAAACCGTCCGCATCCAGTTCGCTCCGGATGTCGCCTATCTGGTGAAGGAGCGCCGCTGGCACCCGAGTCAGCAGAACGAGATTCAGGAAGACGGCTCCGTGATCGCCACCCTTACTGTGGGCGGAATGGATGAACTTACCTCTTGGGTTCTCTCGTGGGGGCCGGCGGCGAGAGTCCTGGAACCTCAAGCTCTTGTTGAAGCTGTCACGTCTCACCTGGCTCGTGCCTTAGAGCGCTATCGCTAA
- the uvrA gene encoding excinuclease ABC subunit UvrA, producing the protein MIGLSPEGTVAVAHRSPPDRTTNDLIVEGARQNNLKNISLRIPHNRVTAITGLSGSGKSSLAFDTLFAEGQWRYVESLSTYARMFLDKVNRPDVDRITNIRPAIAIEQKNPIRTARSTVGTATELADLLRLLFAKIGKPVCPDCKQEARGYHPGSVAEELLARFPDARAMVLFPLKDLGPGHDRSLLDSLLKRGFTRLRCGEEILDLHEQAVLPVTRESGIQVVLDRLVLRPDNRHRLIEAIEVAFQEAEGTCQVLVIGQGLRTYSTHFRCQGCGRTFEPLRPLLFSFNHPLGACPECKGFGNILQYDKDLVIPDRSKSLANGVIEPWSKPGSDWWQKQILLAMKKQGVDLTAPFQELPEEVQQLIWEGSDQVEGVRQYFDYLETKRYKLHVRVLLSRYRSPASCPTCHGSRLKPSARFVKLAGQDIVEIGELTIEAAAAWFERLALPAFDAEIAKDILRQLHAKLNFLLRVGLSYLTLSRQTKTLSGGEAQRIALANQLGSRLVGTLYVLDEPTIGLHARDTDTLAGILRDLANHGNTVVVVEHDPSMIQAADHIVEMGPGSGEQGGHIVCSAPRDQFLADPASLTARYLRGENRIPLPKMRRSGNGKFLSIAGAAEHNLKNLVVRIPLHMLVCVTGVSGSGKSTLIEKTLYRAAARAFRIDSLPMGKFQAIKGLEHVKGVRLIDQQPIGRTPRSNPITYLKAFDEIRTLFASEREALRRGLTPGHFSFNSADGRCERCEGNGYEKLEMYFFEDIYATCEQCDGKRFKPEVLSIRYRGKTIHDVLNLTVTEAQAFFSGSPKLTEKLYLLSSIGLGYLRLGQAATTLSGGEAQRLKIAAELKDPSAHNLLYILDEPTTGLHLDDIKKLLTVLHKLVDAGNTLIIVEHNLDVIKTADWVIDLGPEGGEAGGQIVAEGRPEQVAKVAQSHTGRFLAKILRW; encoded by the coding sequence ATGATCGGTCTTTCTCCGGAAGGAACCGTTGCCGTGGCACACCGTAGTCCGCCAGATCGCACGACCAACGACTTGATCGTCGAAGGCGCGCGCCAGAACAATCTCAAGAACATCTCGCTGCGGATCCCTCACAACCGGGTCACAGCCATCACCGGGCTGTCCGGATCCGGCAAATCGTCCCTGGCCTTCGACACACTCTTCGCCGAGGGACAGTGGCGCTACGTGGAATCGCTCTCGACCTACGCGCGGATGTTTCTCGACAAGGTGAACCGGCCCGACGTCGATCGGATCACCAACATCCGCCCCGCGATCGCGATCGAACAGAAAAATCCGATCCGCACCGCCCGTTCGACCGTCGGTACCGCCACCGAACTCGCCGACCTGCTGCGGCTCCTCTTCGCCAAAATCGGCAAGCCCGTCTGCCCGGATTGCAAGCAGGAGGCGCGGGGTTACCATCCGGGCTCGGTCGCCGAGGAACTGCTGGCACGATTCCCCGACGCGCGCGCCATGGTGCTCTTTCCCCTCAAGGATCTCGGCCCGGGCCACGACCGCTCTCTGCTCGACTCACTCCTGAAGCGAGGATTCACCCGGCTGCGATGCGGTGAGGAAATTCTGGATCTTCACGAGCAGGCCGTGCTCCCGGTGACCCGCGAATCGGGCATCCAGGTCGTGCTGGATCGACTCGTCCTCAGACCGGACAACCGGCACCGGTTGATCGAGGCCATCGAAGTGGCGTTCCAGGAAGCAGAAGGCACCTGTCAGGTATTGGTCATCGGGCAGGGGCTCAGGACCTACAGCACCCACTTTCGCTGCCAGGGGTGCGGGCGGACCTTCGAACCACTACGCCCGCTGCTGTTCTCCTTCAACCACCCGCTCGGAGCCTGCCCGGAGTGCAAAGGGTTCGGCAATATCCTGCAATACGACAAGGATCTGGTCATCCCCGACCGCAGCAAATCGCTCGCCAACGGCGTCATCGAGCCCTGGAGCAAGCCGGGCTCGGACTGGTGGCAGAAGCAAATATTGCTGGCGATGAAAAAACAGGGCGTGGATTTGACGGCCCCGTTTCAAGAGCTTCCCGAAGAGGTGCAACAGCTGATCTGGGAAGGGAGCGATCAGGTGGAAGGAGTCCGGCAGTACTTCGACTATCTGGAAACCAAACGCTACAAACTCCATGTGCGGGTCCTGCTCAGCCGCTACCGCAGTCCGGCCAGCTGCCCGACCTGCCACGGCAGCCGACTCAAACCGTCCGCCCGTTTCGTCAAATTGGCAGGGCAGGACATCGTGGAGATCGGTGAACTCACCATTGAAGCCGCCGCCGCCTGGTTCGAGCGCCTGGCCCTGCCCGCCTTCGACGCGGAAATCGCCAAGGATATCCTTCGCCAACTGCATGCGAAGCTGAACTTTCTACTCCGCGTAGGATTGAGCTACCTCACGCTGTCGCGGCAGACCAAAACCCTCTCCGGCGGAGAAGCGCAACGGATCGCGTTGGCCAACCAGCTCGGCTCCCGCCTTGTGGGCACACTCTACGTATTGGATGAGCCGACGATCGGCCTGCATGCCCGTGACACGGATACCCTGGCCGGGATCCTTCGCGATCTCGCCAATCATGGCAACACCGTGGTCGTGGTCGAGCACGATCCGTCGATGATTCAGGCCGCCGATCACATTGTCGAAATGGGACCCGGTTCAGGCGAGCAGGGCGGACACATCGTCTGTTCGGCGCCGCGCGACCAATTCCTCGCCGATCCGGCCTCGCTCACCGCCCGGTACCTGCGCGGGGAGAACCGCATTCCCCTGCCGAAGATGCGGCGCTCGGGCAACGGCAAGTTCCTGAGCATCGCCGGTGCGGCCGAACACAATCTCAAGAATCTCGTGGTCCGCATTCCGCTCCACATGCTGGTCTGCGTCACCGGCGTCTCGGGATCGGGCAAAAGCACCCTCATAGAAAAAACACTGTACCGCGCCGCCGCCCGCGCCTTTCGCATCGATTCGCTCCCGATGGGAAAGTTCCAGGCCATCAAGGGACTCGAACATGTGAAAGGCGTGCGGCTCATCGACCAACAACCGATCGGCCGGACGCCGCGCTCCAACCCCATTACCTACCTGAAGGCATTCGATGAGATTCGCACCCTGTTCGCCTCCGAGCGGGAGGCCCTGCGCCGGGGCCTGACACCCGGGCACTTCTCCTTCAATTCCGCCGACGGACGCTGCGAACGCTGCGAAGGGAACGGGTACGAAAAGCTGGAGATGTATTTCTTCGAAGACATCTACGCCACCTGCGAACAGTGCGACGGCAAGCGCTTCAAGCCGGAGGTGCTGAGCATCCGGTACCGGGGCAAGACAATCCACGATGTGCTGAACCTCACCGTGACAGAAGCGCAGGCCTTCTTCTCGGGCTCACCGAAGTTGACCGAAAAACTTTACCTGCTGTCGTCGATCGGATTGGGCTATCTGCGGCTGGGCCAAGCGGCCACCACGCTTTCAGGTGGAGAAGCACAACGGCTGAAGATCGCCGCCGAATTGAAAGATCCCTCGGCGCACAACCTGCTCTATATCCTCGATGAGCCGACCACCGGCCTGCACCTGGACGACATCAAGAAACTGCTGACGGTCCTGCACAAACTCGTGGATGCCGGGAATACCCTCATCATCGTCGAACACAACCTCGATGTCATCAAGACGGCCGACTGGGTGATCGATCTCGGACCGGAAGGCGGCGAGGCCGGGGGACAGATCGTGGCCGAAGGACGCCCCGAACAGGTCGCGAAAGTCGCGCAGTCGCACACGGGACGGTTCCTGGCGAAAATACTGCGGTGGTAA
- a CDS encoding arylamine N-acetyltransferase: MVDRSAYLARIGYQGSLVPSMETLRGLHLSHVLTVPFENLDIHLGRPISLDPSDLFQKIVLGRRGGYCFELNGLFALLLEELGFVVTRLAARVLYGTEGVRPRSHQSLLVHLDGERWIVDVGFGGQGLREPLPFVIGLEHRQGPDQFRLTTDERGEHVLQCHIEEAWTNLYSFALDPWLPVDYQFANYYHSHAPDSPFVQRWMCTMPTQEGRKIFTGKLLKVRGYGGTQELHVASEGECKKLLQEHFGVTINDHLRFFGLGGD, translated from the coding sequence ATGGTTGATCGATCGGCCTATCTCGCGCGTATCGGATATCAAGGCTCGTTGGTTCCGTCGATGGAAACGTTGCGTGGCTTACATCTCTCCCATGTCCTGACCGTGCCGTTCGAAAATCTGGACATCCACCTCGGTCGCCCGATTTCGTTGGATCCCTCCGATCTGTTTCAAAAGATCGTGCTCGGCCGCCGGGGTGGGTATTGCTTCGAGTTGAACGGATTGTTTGCGCTCCTATTGGAGGAGCTTGGTTTTGTCGTCACGCGACTGGCTGCCCGGGTGTTGTATGGGACGGAGGGGGTGAGGCCGCGGAGTCATCAGTCGTTGCTCGTTCATTTGGATGGGGAGCGATGGATTGTGGATGTGGGATTTGGAGGGCAGGGATTGCGCGAGCCGTTGCCCTTTGTGATTGGCCTGGAACATCGACAAGGGCCGGATCAATTTCGGCTCACGACCGACGAGCGGGGAGAGCATGTGCTGCAATGTCACATCGAGGAGGCCTGGACGAATCTCTATTCCTTCGCACTCGACCCCTGGCTGCCGGTGGACTACCAGTTTGCCAACTATTACCACTCGCACGCACCTGATTCGCCCTTCGTTCAGCGCTGGATGTGCACGATGCCTACCCAAGAGGGGCGGAAGATATTCACTGGTAAACTGCTCAAAGTTCGGGGGTATGGCGGCACGCAGGAACTTCATGTGGCGAGTGAGGGAGAATGCAAAAAGCTGCTCCAGGAGCACTTCGGAGTGACCATTAACGATCACTTGAGGTTCTTTGGGTTGGGCGGCGACTAG